In Lonchura striata isolate bLonStr1 chromosome 18, bLonStr1.mat, whole genome shotgun sequence, one genomic interval encodes:
- the TESC gene encoding calcineurin B homologous protein 3 isoform X1, which produces MGSAHSVPAEMRELADRTGFTSEQIEHLHRRFKQLSQDQLTIRKENFDSIPDLEFNPIRGKIVHAFFDKRNLRQESDGLADEINFEDFLTIMSYFRPIEMNMDEEQLERFRKEKLKFLFHMYDSDHDGKITLQEYRNVVEELLSGNPHLEKESARSIADGAMMEAASICVGQMGPDQVYEGITFEDFLKMWQGIDIETKMHVRFLNVDTIAHCY; this is translated from the exons TCACCTCTGAGCAGATCGAGCACCTGCACCGGCGCTTCAAGCAGCTGAGCCAGGACCAGCTGACGATCCG CAAGGAGAACTTTGACAGCATTCCCGACCTGGAGTTCAACCCCATCAGGGGGAAAATCGTCCACGCCTTTTTTGACAAGCG GAACCTGCGGCAGGAGTCGGACGGGCTGGCGGACGAGATCAACTTCGAGGATTTCCTGACCATCATGTCCTACTTCAGACCCATCGAGATGAACATGGACGAGGAGCAGCTCGAGCGCTTCCGCAAGGAGAAGCTGAAAT TCCTGTTCCACATGTACGACTCCGACCATGATGGGAAGATCACGCTGCAGGAGTACAGAAAT GTGGTGGAGGAGCTGCTCTCAGGGAACCCCCACCTGGAGAAGGAGTCGGCTCGATCCATCGCCGACGGGGCCATGATGGAGGCAGCCAGCATCTGTGTGGGACAAATG GGCCCGGACCAGGTGTACGAGGGCATCACCTTCGAGGATTTCCTTAAG ATGTGGCAGGGCATCGACATCGAGACCAAGATGCACGTCCGCTTCCTCAACGTGGACACCATCGCCCACTGCTACTGA
- the TESC gene encoding calcineurin B homologous protein 3 isoform X2, which produces MGSAHSVPAEMRELADRTGFTSEQIEHLHRRFKQLSQDQLTIRKENFDSIPDLEFNPIRGKIVHAFFDKRPIEMNMDEEQLERFRKEKLKFLFHMYDSDHDGKITLQEYRNVVEELLSGNPHLEKESARSIADGAMMEAASICVGQMGPDQVYEGITFEDFLKMWQGIDIETKMHVRFLNVDTIAHCY; this is translated from the exons TCACCTCTGAGCAGATCGAGCACCTGCACCGGCGCTTCAAGCAGCTGAGCCAGGACCAGCTGACGATCCG CAAGGAGAACTTTGACAGCATTCCCGACCTGGAGTTCAACCCCATCAGGGGGAAAATCGTCCACGCCTTTTTTGACAAGCG ACCCATCGAGATGAACATGGACGAGGAGCAGCTCGAGCGCTTCCGCAAGGAGAAGCTGAAAT TCCTGTTCCACATGTACGACTCCGACCATGATGGGAAGATCACGCTGCAGGAGTACAGAAAT GTGGTGGAGGAGCTGCTCTCAGGGAACCCCCACCTGGAGAAGGAGTCGGCTCGATCCATCGCCGACGGGGCCATGATGGAGGCAGCCAGCATCTGTGTGGGACAAATG GGCCCGGACCAGGTGTACGAGGGCATCACCTTCGAGGATTTCCTTAAG ATGTGGCAGGGCATCGACATCGAGACCAAGATGCACGTCCGCTTCCTCAACGTGGACACCATCGCCCACTGCTACTGA